One Bacillus sp. 1780r2a1 DNA segment encodes these proteins:
- a CDS encoding aldo/keto reductase produces the protein MITHLQDTVTLNNGVKMPGFGLGVFKVEEGPELVEAVKAAIKNGYRSIDTAAIYENEEGVGEGIRQGLKETGLSREELFVTSKVWNSDLGYEETLKAYETSLQKLGLDYLDLYLIHWPVEGKYKDAWRALETLYKKDKVKAIGVSNFQIHHLEDLLQNAEVKPVINQVEYHPRLTQKELRAYCEQQNIQLEAWSPLMQGELLDNDVLSAIAAKHNKSTAQVILRWDVQNGVITIPKSTKEHRIIQNADIFDFELTSDEMQEIDALNQNHRVGPDPDNFDF, from the coding sequence ATGATTACTCATTTACAAGATACAGTAACCCTAAATAACGGCGTAAAGATGCCCGGGTTTGGTTTAGGCGTATTTAAAGTGGAAGAAGGACCTGAGTTAGTTGAAGCGGTAAAAGCTGCGATTAAAAATGGCTACCGCAGCATTGATACAGCAGCCATCTACGAAAATGAAGAAGGCGTTGGTGAAGGAATCCGACAAGGTTTAAAAGAAACTGGTCTTTCACGCGAAGAGCTATTCGTAACGTCAAAAGTATGGAATAGTGATTTAGGGTATGAAGAAACTCTTAAAGCCTACGAAACTAGTCTTCAAAAGCTGGGATTAGACTATTTAGATCTTTACCTTATTCATTGGCCCGTTGAAGGAAAATATAAGGACGCATGGCGTGCACTAGAAACGCTTTATAAAAAAGACAAAGTAAAAGCAATTGGCGTGAGCAACTTCCAAATTCATCATTTAGAAGACTTGCTACAAAATGCTGAAGTGAAGCCGGTTATCAATCAAGTCGAATATCATCCGCGCTTAACGCAAAAAGAGCTTCGTGCTTATTGTGAACAGCAAAATATTCAGCTAGAAGCTTGGTCTCCGCTTATGCAGGGCGAACTGCTTGATAACGATGTGCTGTCTGCGATTGCTGCTAAGCACAATAAATCTACAGCTCAAGTAATCTTGCGCTGGGATGTTCAAAACGGTGTTATTACGATTCCAAAATCAACAAAAGAGCACCGCATTATCCAAAATGCTGATATTTTTGATTTCGAACTAACGTCTGACGAAATGCAAGAAATTGATGCACTAAACCAAAATCATCGAGTTGGTCCAGATCCAGACAACTTTGACTTTTAA
- a CDS encoding Ltp family lipoprotein, protein MSKKERIKKPFYKKWWFWVIAIIIVVGVNSKDDDIADTNKKENNSAVTESDKTGSNEKKEDLKTEDLKAEDTKIEDTKIEDTKAEDNVPTEYNSALKKAELYAKTMNMSKQGIYEQLTSEYGEKFSKESAQYAMDNLDFDWKANALKKAESYAETMNMSKQGIYGQLISEHGEKFTEDEAQYAVDNVKANFSENALAKAKSYQETMSMSPDAIRDQLTSQHGEQFTQAEADYAITNLE, encoded by the coding sequence GTGAGTAAAAAAGAAAGAATAAAAAAGCCATTTTATAAAAAATGGTGGTTTTGGGTCATTGCTATTATTATTGTTGTTGGTGTAAACAGTAAAGATGATGATATAGCGGATACAAACAAAAAAGAAAATAATTCTGCTGTTACTGAATCAGACAAAACTGGTTCAAATGAGAAAAAGGAAGATCTAAAGACAGAAGATTTAAAGGCGGAAGATACGAAGATAGAAGACACGAAGATAGAAGACACAAAAGCAGAAGATAACGTTCCGACAGAATACAATTCTGCTTTAAAAAAAGCTGAATTGTATGCAAAAACAATGAACATGTCAAAACAAGGAATTTATGAACAATTAACTTCCGAATATGGTGAAAAATTTTCCAAGGAATCTGCTCAATATGCAATGGACAACCTGGACTTTGACTGGAAGGCCAATGCTTTAAAAAAAGCTGAATCGTATGCAGAAACAATGAACATGTCAAAGCAAGGAATCTATGGACAATTAATTTCGGAACATGGTGAAAAATTCACTGAAGATGAGGCACAATATGCAGTTGACAATGTCAAAGCAAATTTTAGTGAAAATGCTTTAGCGAAAGCAAAAAGTTATCAGGAAACAATGAGTATGTCACCAGATGCTATAAGAGATCAACTGACTTCTCAACACGGTGAGCAATTTACACAAGCAGAAGCTGATTACGCTATTACAAATTTAGAATAA
- a CDS encoding DUF5412 domain-containing protein: MLKVIKTKEKLAKWVLIGCCGCISLFGYGIYRTFFDMSRLPEGEYLTESTSPDGTYTLKAYLSDGGATTGYAVRGELVFNKGRKEKNIYWNYKESSADIHWQSEDMVEINGHSLHVPNDIYDFRRE, encoded by the coding sequence TTGTTAAAGGTCATTAAAACAAAAGAGAAGCTTGCGAAGTGGGTATTAATCGGGTGCTGTGGTTGCATTAGTCTTTTTGGATACGGCATATATCGAACATTCTTTGATATGAGCCGTCTTCCTGAAGGAGAGTATCTTACCGAATCAACATCACCCGATGGTACCTATACGTTAAAAGCATACCTCTCGGACGGAGGAGCCACTACCGGCTATGCTGTTCGAGGGGAGCTTGTTTTTAACAAAGGAAGGAAAGAAAAAAACATTTACTGGAACTATAAAGAAAGCAGTGCAGATATTCATTGGCAAAGTGAAGATATGGTCGAGATTAACGGTCACTCCCTGCACGTTCCAAATGACATTTATGATTTTAGGCGCGAGTAA
- a CDS encoding NUDIX hydrolase: protein MSNWKGAAAICINENNELLMVAQEKPNHPELWSVPSGGLEGGETFEECCVREVLEETGYEVEILGQVHEYDTVTYGVDVHIKYFAVQLVGGEKKLQDPDNLIVDVAWKPVAKMDDLFMLFEEERKILLRYIEDGVLKVN, encoded by the coding sequence ATGTCAAACTGGAAAGGCGCAGCAGCGATTTGCATCAATGAAAATAACGAATTATTAATGGTGGCGCAAGAGAAGCCAAATCACCCAGAGCTATGGTCTGTTCCGTCAGGTGGGCTAGAAGGCGGTGAAACATTTGAAGAATGCTGCGTTCGTGAAGTTTTGGAAGAGACGGGATACGAGGTTGAAATCCTAGGTCAAGTCCATGAATACGATACGGTCACATACGGTGTTGATGTGCATATTAAATATTTTGCTGTTCAGTTAGTAGGTGGAGAAAAGAAGCTCCAAGATCCTGATAACCTCATTGTTGATGTAGCATGGAAGCCTGTAGCAAAAATGGATGATTTATTTATGCTGTTTGAAGAAGAGCGAAAAATTTTACTGAGATACATTGAAGATGGAGTTTTAAAAGTGAACTAA
- a CDS encoding GNAT family N-acetyltransferase: MEIRRVVMEDREEVSRFLEKHWGSTKMVTSVGAYDCSSLCGFILYDEHHNIIGLVTYEIREKECEIISLDSLQENSGYGTALMKAVEEKAKSLGCTKVTLITTNDNVKALRFYQRRGYHLAYLFPNAVQEARKQKPSIPLVGYDEIPIRDELLLMKKL, encoded by the coding sequence ATGGAAATTCGCCGCGTTGTTATGGAAGACAGAGAAGAAGTCAGTCGATTCTTAGAAAAGCATTGGGGAAGTACAAAAATGGTTACTTCTGTTGGTGCGTATGACTGTTCCTCTCTGTGTGGGTTTATCTTATATGATGAGCATCATAACATCATTGGATTAGTCACCTATGAAATACGAGAAAAAGAGTGTGAAATAATCTCGTTAGATAGCTTGCAGGAAAACAGCGGATACGGCACGGCCCTCATGAAAGCAGTAGAAGAGAAAGCAAAATCCCTAGGTTGCACGAAGGTAACGCTCATTACAACAAATGATAACGTAAAGGCTCTTCGGTTTTATCAAAGACGTGGTTATCATTTAGCTTACCTATTTCCAAACGCAGTTCAAGAAGCAAGAAAACAAAAGCCAAGCATTCCTTTGGTTGGTTATGATGAAATTCCAATTCGAGATGAACTGTTGTTAATGAAGAAGCTATAA